In Gemmatimonadales bacterium, one DNA window encodes the following:
- the fliG gene encoding flagellar motor switch protein FliG, protein MVAQRTSRGGPLTGAQKAAVLCMALGTEAAARIMMRLKPAEVEAVSKAIAETPAVPAEQIDAVLGEFQEVARAVASMAEGGEEFAREVLEKAIGTQRTRTVFDRIRQPPPPTDSSQLRRAAPDVLMSALKGESPQTLALVLAHLEPKVAATMISGMDPELSADVLYRVARMDKVSPDVLHLVESSIVSQSQASVPQDLTPSGGPAVVAQMLNQMPGGAETAILDAVGAKQSDLAETIRNLMFVFEDLRKLDDRSMQRLLRDVESRELAVALKAASDELTQRVMKNMSERAAASLREELEMLGPVKVKDVEEAHANIIKTARGLQEAGEIVVDRGGADEMIA, encoded by the coding sequence ATGGTTGCCCAGCGCACATCCCGCGGCGGTCCGCTCACCGGTGCGCAGAAGGCCGCGGTCCTCTGCATGGCGCTCGGAACCGAGGCGGCGGCGCGGATCATGATGCGCCTCAAGCCGGCCGAGGTCGAAGCGGTTTCCAAGGCGATCGCCGAGACGCCGGCCGTTCCCGCCGAGCAGATCGACGCGGTCCTGGGCGAGTTCCAGGAAGTGGCGCGGGCCGTGGCGTCGATGGCGGAGGGGGGGGAAGAGTTCGCGCGCGAAGTGCTCGAGAAGGCGATCGGCACGCAACGGACGCGCACCGTCTTCGACCGGATCCGCCAACCACCGCCGCCGACCGACTCGAGCCAGCTGCGCCGCGCCGCGCCCGATGTGCTGATGTCGGCGTTGAAGGGGGAGAGCCCGCAGACATTGGCGCTGGTGTTGGCACACCTGGAGCCGAAGGTCGCCGCCACGATGATCTCGGGCATGGATCCCGAGCTCTCCGCCGACGTCCTCTATCGGGTTGCGCGGATGGACAAGGTCTCGCCGGATGTCCTGCACCTCGTCGAATCGTCGATCGTGTCACAGTCGCAGGCGAGTGTGCCGCAGGACCTCACGCCGTCCGGCGGTCCCGCGGTCGTCGCACAGATGCTCAATCAGATGCCCGGCGGCGCCGAAACGGCGATTCTCGACGCCGTCGGTGCGAAACAGAGCGACCTCGCCGAGACGATTCGCAACCTGATGTTCGTCTTCGAGGACCTGCGCAAGCTTGACGATCGCTCGATGCAGCGCCTCCTCCGCGACGTCGAGAGTCGTGAGCTCGCGGTGGCGCTCAAGGCCGCCAGCGATGAATTGACCCAGCGCGTGATGAAGAACATGTCGGAACGCGCCGCGGCATCGCTGCGCGAAGAGCTCGAGATGCTCGGTCCGGTCAAGGTGAAGGACGTGGAAGAGGCGCACGCCAACATCATCAAGACCGCACGCGGCTTGCAGGAGGCGGGGGAGATCGTCGTCGATCGCGGCGGCGCCGACGAGATGATCGCGTGA
- a CDS encoding FliH/SctL family protein: protein MTPPAAAPGVGAWHPPELGTLAAVNADTSAAEDARRAAWLEGHTAAMAERDAQLSDALTALEAARRAMHETAERLGAHVTTTVHALSVAIAQHLVERELAADPALLQRLVTRALGLAPMNGTIIIRLNPADLVALTALGTVAEFAGTSVDLRWTSDESIHRGGCVVEGPAVIIDGRIDRALLDIYEQISHD from the coding sequence ATGACACCGCCGGCCGCAGCGCCGGGCGTTGGCGCGTGGCACCCGCCCGAACTCGGGACTCTCGCCGCGGTGAACGCCGACACCTCCGCCGCCGAGGATGCGCGTCGTGCGGCGTGGCTCGAGGGCCATACTGCGGCGATGGCCGAGCGCGACGCGCAGCTGAGCGACGCACTCACGGCGCTGGAAGCGGCGCGCCGCGCCATGCACGAAACTGCCGAACGGCTCGGCGCGCACGTCACCACGACCGTGCACGCGCTGTCGGTCGCCATTGCCCAGCACCTGGTCGAGCGTGAGCTGGCCGCTGATCCGGCCCTGCTGCAGCGGCTGGTGACTCGTGCCCTGGGGCTGGCCCCGATGAACGGCACGATCATCATCCGCCTCAATCCCGCCGATCTCGTCGCGCTCACTGCACTCGGCACCGTCGCGGAATTTGCCGGAACATCGGTCGATCTCCGCTGGACGTCGGATGAGTCGATCCATCGCGGCGGCTGCGTCGTCGAGGGACCAGCCGTGATCATCGACGGACGAATCGATCGCGCGTTGCTCGACATCTACGAACAGATCTCGCATGACTGA
- a CDS encoding FliI/YscN family ATPase, producing the protein MTDTAILEAALPRLHAVKRLAVLGRVTRVIGQVVEASSVPVAVGEVCRLSTSSRSVLALVAGFHERGIMLLPIGELEGIHPGATVTPLGRSLYVSVGSGLVGRVLDGLGRPIDKLGPVGSTVSRPLLGDPPTPLERMPIDTPFSTGVRAIDGLETFGRGQRVGIMAGSGVGKSVLLGMIARGASSDVNVIALLGERGREVREFIERDLGAAGLARSVVVVATSDQSAVMRATGALVATAIAEHFRDHGKNVLLLMDSVTRVAMAWREVGLSVGEPPTTKGYPPSVFVGLPRLLERAGNGATGSITGLYTVLVEGDDFNEPIADAARSILDGHVVLARRLAAARQFPAIDIIESVSRVRDSVIDPDHRAAANTLIRLEAAYRAHEDLIAVGAYKMGADRAVDAAIAIRSDVLALLVQRPDEPALYAGTRNAVIGLATRALQHEKGAAR; encoded by the coding sequence ATGACTGACACTGCGATTCTCGAAGCCGCGTTGCCACGCCTCCACGCGGTGAAACGCCTGGCGGTCCTCGGCCGGGTGACGCGCGTCATCGGTCAGGTGGTGGAAGCGTCGTCGGTGCCGGTCGCCGTCGGAGAGGTCTGTCGGCTGTCGACCTCGTCGCGCAGCGTCCTCGCGCTCGTTGCCGGATTCCACGAGCGCGGCATCATGCTCCTCCCGATCGGCGAACTCGAGGGGATCCACCCCGGTGCCACCGTCACGCCGCTCGGTCGCTCGCTCTACGTGTCGGTGGGAAGCGGTCTCGTCGGTCGCGTCCTCGACGGCCTCGGGCGGCCGATCGACAAGCTCGGTCCGGTGGGAAGCACCGTCTCGCGGCCGTTGCTTGGCGATCCGCCAACGCCGCTCGAACGGATGCCGATCGACACACCATTCTCGACCGGCGTCCGCGCCATCGATGGGCTCGAGACCTTTGGTCGCGGGCAGCGCGTCGGGATCATGGCGGGCAGCGGCGTCGGGAAGAGCGTGCTCCTCGGCATGATCGCGCGCGGCGCCTCCTCCGATGTGAACGTCATCGCGCTCCTCGGCGAACGTGGTCGCGAAGTGCGCGAATTCATCGAACGGGACCTTGGTGCGGCGGGATTGGCGCGGTCGGTCGTCGTCGTCGCGACCAGTGATCAGTCGGCCGTGATGCGCGCGACCGGCGCGCTCGTCGCCACGGCGATCGCCGAGCACTTCCGCGATCACGGGAAGAACGTCCTGCTGCTGATGGATTCGGTGACCCGCGTCGCGATGGCGTGGCGCGAAGTCGGACTCTCGGTTGGCGAACCGCCGACGACGAAAGGATATCCGCCGTCGGTGTTCGTGGGGCTGCCGCGGCTCCTCGAACGCGCCGGCAACGGGGCCACGGGAAGCATCACGGGACTCTACACCGTCCTGGTCGAAGGCGATGACTTCAACGAGCCGATCGCCGACGCTGCCCGGTCGATCCTCGACGGGCACGTGGTGCTCGCGCGGCGTCTCGCCGCGGCACGCCAGTTCCCGGCGATCGACATCATCGAGAGCGTCTCGCGAGTGCGCGATTCGGTCATCGATCCCGATCATCGCGCCGCCGCCAACACCCTCATCCGGCTCGAAGCGGCGTACCGCGCCCATGAAGATCTCATCGCGGTCGGCGCCTACAAGATGGGCGCCGATCGCGCCGTCGACGCGGCGATCGCGATTCGCAGCGACGTCCTCGCGCTCCTGGTGCAGCGCCCCGACGAGCCTGCCCTCTACGCCGGAACCCGGAACGCCGTCATCGGGCTTGCCACGCGTGCCCTCCAGCACGAGAAAGGAGCGGCACGATGA
- a CDS encoding flagellar hook assembly protein FlgD → MTSPVTGTTPTTPTTPTTPSTTSATDSSQILGKDDFLQLLVAQLKNQDPMSPMDGTQFAAQLAQFSTVEQLVDMNSKLDTQNAAAGQSQIAQQAGFATSIIGRDVILNGAKLTAVDGTGPRINVDLLGAAKTVHVDILDSDGKTVLASQDISGVAAGSQTLTLSKDLVPPGTYSYNVTAQDQSGQAVTVTGNTIGTVNSTLFQSGQVMVRVDGVAVPVTDITEILPAETTSAPATTH, encoded by the coding sequence ATGACATCTCCGGTCACCGGCACGACACCCACGACGCCGACCACACCGACGACGCCGTCAACGACATCGGCCACCGACTCCAGCCAGATCCTCGGCAAGGATGATTTCCTGCAGCTGCTCGTCGCGCAGCTCAAGAATCAGGATCCGATGTCGCCGATGGACGGCACTCAGTTCGCCGCGCAGCTGGCGCAGTTCTCCACCGTCGAGCAGCTCGTCGACATGAACAGCAAGCTCGACACGCAGAACGCTGCGGCGGGCCAGTCGCAGATCGCCCAGCAGGCGGGCTTCGCCACGTCGATCATCGGTCGCGACGTGATCCTCAACGGCGCCAAGCTCACCGCCGTCGATGGCACCGGCCCGCGGATCAACGTCGATCTCCTCGGCGCCGCCAAGACGGTGCACGTCGACATCCTCGACAGCGACGGCAAGACGGTCCTCGCGAGCCAGGATATCTCCGGCGTTGCCGCGGGATCGCAGACGCTTACGTTGTCGAAGGATCTCGTTCCGCCGGGGACGTACAGCTACAACGTCACCGCGCAGGACCAGTCCGGACAGGCTGTCACCGTCACGGGCAACACCATCGGTACCGTCAACAGCACCCTCTTCCAGTCAGGCCAGGTCATGGTGCGCGTCGATGGCGTCGCCGTCCCTGTCACCGATATCACCGAAATCCTCCCCGCCGAGACGACGTCGGCGCCAGCCACCACCCACTAG
- a CDS encoding flagellar hook protein FlgE yields the protein MLPALYSGVSGLRNHQEALDVIANNIANVNTTAFKASRVTFKEAFVQLLQGASRPPGDLGGVNPIQVGSGMNIGSIDQLFTQGTLQTTGNNTDLAIQGNGFFVVANGAKQYYTRAGNFQLDGSGHLISADNGDIVQGINADSSGNLSSSSSLSNIVLPIGQKTPAKATSTITMTGDLDAGAAVGDTHDMSVTVYDGLGAAHTLDITFTNTAPGKWDWAATSPDADVTTGTGTVEFDGTGNLTAFTYPGGGTSLTMTPSNGADPFDVSIDAGTVGDINGLAGFGHASNAVITEQDGYQSGDLESISIDSQGVISGSFSNGVSHALAQIAVADFNNPSGLLRQGDATYTESANSGIPVIGFAGTSNASSITAGALENSNVDLSEEFAEMIVTQRGFQANARVITTADEMLNELVNMQQG from the coding sequence ATGCTGCCTGCGCTCTATTCCGGCGTCTCGGGGCTTCGCAATCACCAGGAAGCACTTGACGTCATCGCCAACAACATCGCGAACGTGAACACCACGGCGTTCAAGGCGTCGCGTGTCACGTTCAAGGAAGCGTTCGTCCAGCTGCTCCAGGGCGCGTCGCGTCCGCCGGGCGACCTGGGCGGCGTCAACCCGATCCAGGTCGGCTCGGGAATGAACATCGGCAGCATCGATCAGCTCTTCACGCAGGGCACGCTGCAGACGACCGGGAACAACACCGATCTCGCGATCCAGGGGAACGGCTTCTTCGTCGTCGCCAACGGCGCCAAGCAGTACTACACCCGTGCCGGCAACTTCCAGCTCGACGGCAGCGGCCACCTGATCTCCGCCGACAACGGCGACATCGTGCAGGGGATCAACGCCGATTCGTCGGGGAACCTCTCGTCGTCATCGTCGCTGTCGAACATCGTCCTCCCGATCGGCCAGAAGACGCCGGCGAAGGCGACCAGCACGATCACCATGACCGGCGATCTCGATGCCGGCGCCGCCGTCGGCGATACCCACGACATGAGCGTCACCGTCTACGACGGCCTCGGCGCGGCGCACACCCTCGACATCACCTTCACCAACACCGCGCCGGGGAAGTGGGACTGGGCGGCGACATCGCCCGATGCCGACGTCACCACCGGCACCGGCACCGTCGAATTCGATGGAACCGGCAATCTCACCGCCTTCACCTATCCGGGTGGCGGGACCTCGCTGACCATGACCCCGAGCAACGGCGCGGATCCGTTCGACGTCTCGATCGATGCCGGCACCGTCGGCGACATCAACGGCCTCGCCGGCTTCGGCCATGCATCGAACGCCGTCATCACGGAGCAGGACGGCTACCAGTCCGGCGATCTCGAGTCGATTTCGATCGATTCCCAGGGCGTCATCTCGGGCTCGTTCTCCAACGGCGTCTCGCACGCCCTCGCCCAGATCGCAGTCGCCGATTTCAACAACCCGTCAGGCCTCCTGCGTCAGGGCGACGCCACCTACACCGAATCCGCCAACTCCGGGATTCCGGTCATCGGCTTCGCCGGGACGAGCAACGCCTCGTCGATCACCGCCGGCGCGCTCGAGAATTCCAACGTCGATCTCTCGGAGGAGTTCGCCGAGATGATCGTCACCCAGCGTGGCTTCCAGGCCAATGCGCGGGTCATCACCACCGCCGACGAGATGCTCAACGAGCTGGTGAACATGCAGCAGGGGTGA
- a CDS encoding flagellar basal body-associated FliL family protein — MMMAVAALAAGGLIGTFVVAPRFRGGKAPAAATASADRAKKNDKEPPRIVKIENVIVNPAGSQGQHYLIVSADIEVNTADAEASLRRNEIPMRDAVTGILERMTLDRLTQLGARDSLRGQIARTAATFAGDTALKVYLPQFLIQ; from the coding sequence ATGATGATGGCGGTCGCCGCGCTCGCGGCTGGCGGCCTGATTGGCACGTTCGTCGTCGCCCCGCGCTTTCGCGGCGGGAAGGCGCCGGCGGCAGCGACCGCCTCGGCGGACCGTGCGAAGAAGAACGACAAGGAACCGCCGCGGATCGTCAAGATCGAGAACGTGATCGTCAATCCGGCGGGGAGTCAGGGGCAGCACTACCTGATCGTCTCGGCCGACATCGAGGTCAATACCGCCGACGCCGAGGCGTCCCTGCGCCGCAACGAAATCCCGATGCGGGACGCGGTGACCGGGATCCTCGAGCGGATGACCCTCGACCGCCTGACCCAGCTCGGCGCGCGTGATTCGCTCCGCGGCCAGATCGCCAGGACCGCCGCCACCTTCGCCGGCGACACCGCGCTGAAGGTCTACCTGCCCCAGTTCCTGATCCAGTAG
- a CDS encoding FliM/FliN family flagellar motor switch protein, translating to MTEQNYVRVYDFREPPRLDTARAAAIEAMQSTFAAGVRSLLTPKMREVVDAEAAGIELLTPTAAVLAISDAGSRYQIELNDARRSDVIIAIAPELATRLVDRLCGAPEDVAGARALSAIEQRLLNELVERFVPIVRDAFAGLAEMKPANPRLIHAAPPLLGTPGDHVVLVRFTVRSGPVSAPLLFEFPLVLLEAAPAPSTDEAPTHATLLEQHLLGVTVPLRVCIEFQTAALDIASLREGGILRTGHPCTSPVDVTASGRRQFTGTLGREHGHVGVRIIRTTSPDDPTSRPHRRTSR from the coding sequence ATGACCGAGCAGAACTACGTGCGGGTCTACGACTTCCGCGAGCCACCGCGTCTCGACACCGCGCGGGCCGCCGCGATCGAAGCGATGCAGTCGACCTTCGCCGCCGGTGTGCGATCGCTCCTGACGCCGAAGATGCGGGAAGTGGTCGATGCCGAGGCCGCCGGTATCGAGCTCCTCACCCCGACTGCGGCCGTGCTCGCGATCTCCGACGCCGGCAGCCGCTACCAGATCGAGCTGAATGACGCCCGCCGGTCTGACGTGATCATCGCCATCGCCCCGGAACTCGCCACCCGTCTCGTCGACCGACTCTGCGGAGCCCCAGAGGACGTCGCCGGTGCGCGCGCCCTCTCGGCGATCGAGCAGCGGCTGCTCAACGAACTGGTCGAACGCTTCGTCCCGATCGTGCGCGATGCCTTCGCCGGCCTCGCTGAGATGAAACCGGCGAATCCCCGGCTGATTCATGCGGCGCCGCCACTCCTTGGCACTCCCGGCGATCATGTCGTACTCGTCCGTTTCACCGTGCGGTCAGGGCCGGTCTCGGCTCCGCTCCTCTTCGAGTTTCCGCTCGTGCTGCTCGAGGCCGCTCCGGCGCCGTCAACCGACGAAGCGCCCACGCACGCGACGCTCCTCGAACAGCATCTCCTCGGTGTTACGGTGCCGCTCCGCGTCTGCATCGAGTTCCAGACCGCTGCGCTCGATATCGCCTCGCTGCGCGAAGGCGGCATCCTCCGCACCGGCCATCCGTGCACCTCACCTGTCGACGTCACCGCCAGCGGCCGCCGCCAGTTCACCGGCACCCTCGGCCGGGAACACGGACACGTTGGCGTTCGCATCATACGCACGACTTCTCCCGACGATCCGACTTCACGTCCACACCGAAGGACCTCTCGATGA
- the fliN gene encoding flagellar motor switch protein FliN — protein sequence MSDSTPGASRDAAPAELAELGQESAMPSGARLDTLLDMMLPVTIEFGRTTMSIQDVLNLGPGSVVQLERMVGEPVDIYVSERRLAEGEIVVIGDAFAVRVTKIHNLPREQSPRTTGR from the coding sequence ATGAGTGATTCGACCCCCGGCGCGTCGCGCGACGCCGCTCCCGCCGAACTCGCGGAGCTTGGCCAGGAATCGGCGATGCCGAGCGGCGCGCGGCTCGACACCCTGCTCGACATGATGCTTCCGGTGACGATCGAATTCGGCCGAACCACCATGTCGATCCAGGACGTCCTGAACCTCGGCCCCGGCTCGGTGGTGCAGCTCGAGCGGATGGTCGGCGAACCGGTCGACATCTACGTCAGCGAACGCCGTCTGGCCGAGGGCGAAATCGTCGTGATCGGCGACGCCTTCGCGGTGCGGGTCACGAAGATCCACAATCTTCCTCGCGAGCAATCGCCCCGTACCACCGGGCGCTGA
- the fliP gene encoding flagellar type III secretion system pore protein FliP (The bacterial flagellar biogenesis protein FliP forms a type III secretion system (T3SS)-type pore required for flagellar assembly.), whose protein sequence is MFAAIAALVITVGVMLLALKVLGRLQGVPSGGTRSASLQLLDRVATGPRHGIVLLRVGERVLVVGVAENHTLLGELTGAEREAALDARQPAATGNAAWRSALARFGLALVLMAVPHLARAQVITAPKPAATTHQAQRRASVAAPTVQGPTAPTVNVSVGTPGDELKLTGAVGIVVLMGALTVLPAVFMLMTGFTRILIVLSFLRSALGTQSAPPSSLLVAIALILTSVVMHPVLETENNTALQPYLRGEIGQVEAYKAALIPLRKFMLANTRDRDLTTFAEMSGNAPAATVDDIPTMTVVAAFVTGELRTAFQMGFVIFLPFLVIDLIVASVLMSMGMFMLPPVMVSLPFKLLLFVLADGWALVMQNLVASFRVAT, encoded by the coding sequence ATGTTCGCTGCGATCGCCGCGCTCGTCATCACCGTCGGAGTCATGCTCCTGGCGCTCAAGGTCCTTGGGCGCCTGCAGGGCGTGCCCAGCGGCGGGACGCGCAGCGCGTCGTTGCAGCTCCTCGATCGCGTGGCGACCGGCCCGCGCCACGGGATCGTCCTCCTGCGCGTCGGTGAGCGCGTCCTCGTCGTCGGCGTGGCGGAGAATCACACGCTCCTGGGTGAGCTCACCGGCGCCGAGCGCGAAGCGGCCCTCGATGCGCGGCAGCCGGCGGCAACCGGAAACGCTGCGTGGCGTTCGGCACTCGCGCGGTTTGGTCTCGCACTTGTCCTGATGGCGGTGCCGCACCTCGCGCGGGCGCAGGTGATTACCGCACCGAAGCCTGCCGCGACCACCCATCAAGCGCAGCGCCGCGCGTCAGTTGCCGCGCCGACGGTGCAGGGGCCGACTGCTCCGACGGTGAACGTCAGCGTCGGCACGCCGGGCGACGAGCTCAAGCTCACCGGCGCCGTCGGCATCGTCGTGCTGATGGGCGCGCTTACCGTGCTCCCCGCGGTCTTCATGCTGATGACCGGCTTCACCCGGATCCTGATCGTCCTCTCGTTCCTGCGGTCCGCACTCGGCACGCAATCGGCGCCACCAAGCTCGCTCCTCGTGGCGATCGCGCTGATCCTGACCTCGGTGGTGATGCATCCGGTCCTCGAAACCGAGAACAACACCGCGCTGCAGCCATACCTGCGGGGTGAAATCGGTCAGGTAGAGGCGTACAAGGCGGCGCTGATACCGCTTCGCAAGTTCATGCTCGCCAACACGCGTGATCGCGACCTTACCACTTTCGCCGAGATGAGCGGCAACGCGCCCGCGGCGACTGTCGACGACATCCCCACGATGACCGTCGTCGCCGCATTCGTCACCGGCGAGCTCCGGACCGCGTTCCAGATGGGCTTCGTGATCTTCCTGCCGTTTCTGGTCATCGACTTGATCGTCGCGTCGGTGCTGATGAGCATGGGGATGTTCATGCTTCCGCCGGTGATGGTGTCGCTGCCGTTCAAGCTCCTCCTCTTCGTTCTCGCCGACGGCTGGGCGCTGGTGATGCAGAACCTCGTCGCGTCATTCAGGGTCGCGACGTGA
- the fliQ gene encoding flagellar biosynthesis protein FliQ, with product MTPLLASDLLQRTLTLVVTVAGPMLLAALVIGIAVSLLQAVTQIQEQSLTFIPKLVVVALVFMLSLPWMMRLLVEFTVGMFRSLPSVAR from the coding sequence GTGACACCGCTGCTCGCCTCCGACCTCCTCCAGCGTACCCTCACGCTCGTCGTGACGGTCGCGGGGCCGATGCTCCTCGCGGCACTCGTGATCGGCATCGCTGTCTCGCTGCTGCAGGCGGTCACGCAGATCCAGGAGCAGAGCCTCACCTTCATTCCGAAGCTCGTCGTCGTGGCACTCGTCTTCATGCTCTCGCTGCCATGGATGATGCGGCTCCTGGTCGAGTTCACCGTCGGGATGTTCCGCTCGCTGCCGAGTGTGGCGCGGTGA
- a CDS encoding flagellar biosynthetic protein FliR: MNPQSLAQALQPVHWPLLILVTCRVAGVVLIAPAWSQATVPASLRGAFVVIASLAILPGVPDAAVNVDSISVVAPAATELILGLAIGLSAALFLSGVAMAAEVISLQMGLSLGAALGGVADVGSPGVGQLEGQFSLAVFVAVGGHLALLTAVGRSFHAIPPGAPIAISDGGRALLTLCGSVFTTAVQVAAPMMVALLVTNIGLAVLNRAVPQLNTMMVAVPVTVSVGLIAIGTAMPYALNVVAKWATGVGPQADAVIKSFTPLVAGH, from the coding sequence GTGAATCCGCAATCGCTGGCGCAGGCACTGCAGCCGGTCCACTGGCCGCTGCTGATCCTGGTCACCTGCCGCGTTGCTGGCGTCGTGCTGATCGCGCCGGCATGGTCCCAGGCGACCGTCCCCGCATCGCTCCGCGGCGCGTTCGTCGTGATCGCCTCGCTGGCGATCCTTCCCGGCGTCCCCGACGCAGCGGTCAACGTCGATTCGATCTCCGTCGTCGCCCCTGCCGCGACCGAACTGATCCTCGGTCTCGCGATCGGCCTCTCCGCGGCGCTCTTTCTCTCCGGCGTCGCGATGGCCGCCGAAGTCATCTCGCTGCAGATGGGTCTGTCGCTCGGCGCGGCACTCGGTGGCGTCGCCGACGTTGGCTCCCCCGGCGTCGGCCAACTCGAAGGCCAGTTCTCGCTCGCCGTCTTCGTCGCTGTTGGCGGGCATCTGGCGCTCCTCACCGCCGTGGGACGGAGCTTCCACGCGATTCCTCCCGGCGCGCCGATCGCGATCTCCGACGGCGGCCGCGCGCTCCTGACCCTCTGTGGCAGCGTCTTCACCACGGCGGTGCAGGTCGCGGCCCCGATGATGGTGGCACTCCTCGTCACCAACATCGGCCTCGCAGTCCTCAACCGCGCCGTGCCGCAGCTCAACACGATGATGGTCGCCGTTCCGGTCACCGTTTCGGTCGGGCTCATCGCTATCGGCACCGCGATGCCGTATGCGCTCAACGTCGTGGCGAAATGGGCGACTGGCGTCGGTCCGCAGGCAGACGCCGTGATCAAGTCGTTCACGCCGCTCGTGGCGGGACACTGA
- a CDS encoding EscU/YscU/HrcU family type III secretion system export apparatus switch protein: protein MAETPAQERTESPTNRRLTQAHDEGQVPRSTELSAAVVVLGGATALLLLGGRTLGAGMTGLMHDSTRMLVAAPFTQGDVVVLLRNAGQVMLKAMAPFLLAIVIPALLVNGIQARGVLSLKPIAPDFSRINPASGLARLLSGQSLFTLIKAMIKVTIIGTVGWLAMSRAWPEIVSLSGADAATILVVVRDVTVKLVFGCGLAFLALALVDYGYATWQHQKRLRMTRQEVIQEFRELEGDPIRKSRMRSLAQGLVRRRMLHRVKEADVVIVNPTEIAIAIRYDGTSPAPIVLAMGRRKLAERIREIARLANIPVVQNIPVARALIATAAVGKPIPPALYVAVAEVLAFVYRKRGHLPRALTERTVA from the coding sequence GTGGCCGAGACGCCGGCACAGGAACGCACTGAGAGCCCGACGAATCGCCGCCTCACCCAGGCGCACGACGAAGGCCAGGTTCCGCGAAGCACCGAACTCTCTGCGGCCGTCGTTGTTCTCGGCGGCGCCACCGCGCTCCTCCTCCTCGGCGGCCGGACACTGGGCGCCGGGATGACGGGGCTGATGCACGACAGCACGCGCATGCTCGTCGCCGCGCCGTTCACCCAGGGCGACGTCGTGGTCCTCCTGCGCAACGCCGGTCAGGTGATGCTCAAGGCGATGGCGCCGTTCCTCCTTGCGATCGTGATCCCGGCACTGCTGGTCAACGGCATCCAGGCGCGCGGCGTCCTCTCGCTCAAGCCGATCGCCCCTGACTTCTCGCGCATCAACCCCGCCAGCGGCCTGGCGCGGCTGTTGAGCGGCCAATCGCTCTTCACGCTCATCAAGGCGATGATCAAGGTGACGATCATCGGCACCGTCGGTTGGCTGGCGATGTCGCGCGCGTGGCCGGAGATCGTGTCGCTGAGCGGCGCCGACGCGGCGACGATCCTCGTCGTCGTCCGCGATGTCACGGTGAAGCTCGTCTTCGGCTGCGGACTCGCCTTTCTGGCACTCGCGCTCGTCGATTACGGCTACGCCACGTGGCAGCACCAGAAGCGCCTCCGCATGACGCGCCAGGAAGTGATCCAGGAATTCCGCGAGCTCGAAGGCGATCCGATCCGCAAGAGCAGGATGCGCTCGCTGGCGCAGGGGCTGGTCCGCCGCCGGATGCTGCACCGCGTCAAGGAAGCCGACGTCGTCATCGTCAACCCGACCGAGATCGCGATCGCGATTCGCTACGACGGCACCTCGCCGGCACCGATCGTCCTCGCCATGGGGCGTCGCAAGCTCGCCGAGCGGATCCGCGAGATCGCCCGCCTGGCGAACATCCCGGTGGTGCAGAACATTCCGGTGGCGCGCGCCCTGATTGCCACCGCCGCCGTCGGCAAGCCGATCCCGCCCGCGCTCTACGTCGCGGTCGCCGAGGTGCTGGCATTCGTCTATCGCAAGCGCGGCCATCTCCCGCGCGCGTTGACTGAACGGACCGTCGCATGA